The nucleotide sequence TTCGCCCGGCGAGTACAGGTGGCCTTCGAAGCGGCGGGGCTTCCAAACTCGCGCCCCTTCACGCCCAGAGCAGACGGCGAGAGCGGAGCCATCGAGCCCCTGAACCTGACCGGCGCACTCTATCATGTGAGCGGTGCACTCTCGATGACCTTCGAATCACCCTCAGGAATCGCCGGGAAACTCCAGGTCACCCACGAGGACATGCTGGACATCCAACTGACGCTGTACCAGGAAGCCCTCAAGTTCGCCCACGAACGGCTGAACGCCTGGCCTGCCGCCGCAGTCTAGGGCAGCAGGCCCGAACCGCTTGCCGCGGCAAGAGGCTCGCCTAGTCGGCGCGAGTGCCGATCTTGCGCGTGTAGGTGAAGCGGACCTCGGATTCCGTCTGTGGCTCGACGGTCAGTGTCCAGCGCGACTCATTGGCGGTCTTGGTGGTCGGTGCGAGCTTGCCGGCGATGACGGCCTTCCCCGGCGTCTTCTCGACCAACTCGACGGTTGCCGCGGTGTCCAGGTGGTTGCGGAACAGGGCCGAGGTCTCCTCGACGACGTCGTACCCCGACACGCGCCCCGTCTTGTCCATCTCAAGGCTGGTCTTGCTGCGCGAGAGCGTCTTGCGCTCGAAGACCAGGTTGCGCTCCACGCCCAGATCGAACTCGGTCACCTTGTCGCTCTGCTGTTCAAGATCGTCGGCACCGACCCAGGCCCGCACATCATCGCGGATCTGCTCGATCTCGACGTGACCCTTGGGGAGGATGCCGGCTCCCGGCAGGTTGCGCAGGTCCAGGAGCACGAGCCGGTGGACGTCCTGCTTGAAGGCATCCGTATCGGCCCGGTAGAGGGTGCTCGCGGGCAGGTCCTGAAGTCTCACGAACACGAAGCGACGCTGCCAACCCGGCAGGATCTCCGCTGAGTCGGCGATGGAGTAGGTGCCCTCGCGAGCGACATCGGCGTCCTGGCTCAGCGCCACCGTGGGCGCTACACACAGGTCAAGGGAGGCGTTGCGCAGGGCCAGCTTGCTGTCGTTGGTCAGGTGGATCCGACCGGTGAGCGAAGCCGTCTTTCCGTCCGCGCTGAGCGTGAGGCGGTAGGTGGGCGTCCAGGTCAGGCCCTTGAGGAAGTAGGAGATGGTGAAGTCGCGGGCACCCGCGGTCGGGCAGTCCACGGGCCAAGCGTAGGTGTTCGTCTCGCCCACCGGCTGCCGGACCCCGCCGATCTTGGCCTCCGCCGGACCACGCAGGTCCAGCGAGGCTGCGTCGATCTGCTCGTCAGTCCAGCGGAACCGCACCTCGCTCCTACCGGCAGGAAGGAGCACCGAGCAGCTCTCGCGCACCAGCGCACGATCGGAACCTGCTGACAAGGTTACGTGCAGCGCCTGTGCCGAGGAGATCAGCGACAGGGGTACGGGGTTGTCGGCGGAGCACAGGCAGACGACGCCCAGGGTCAGCAGGACCGGCAGCAAGAGACGGACACGCTTCATGGTCGGAAGTCCTTTCCGCAAGGCGAGTGCCGGTGGGAGCGCAGCAAGCTTCCGCAGGTGCGCTCCCGGAGAGTCACTACTTGGCGGGAACGAACACGCAGCGGAAGCCGCCGTGCTTGTAGCCGGCGAAGGGCAGGTAGTAGCTACGCACGGAGGTCAGACACAGGTTGCCGAAGTTCAGCCAGCCGCCACCACGAACCACGTGATAGGTGCCCTTAGGCTGTCCCGCAGGGTCGTTGGCCGGGCACTTGCCGTAGTACTTCGCGTCGTACCAGTCAGAGCACCATTCCCAGACATTGCCTGCCATGTCCAGCGCACCACACCAGCTTGCGCCGGTCGGGAAGCTACCCACGGGATAGGTCGCGCCGTTCGGACCGACGTTCTGCTTGGAGCAGAACTTGCTCGGGTCGTAGTCGTTGCCCCAGGGGTACTTGCGATTCTCCGGACCCCGGGCGGCCCACTCCCACTGCGCCTCGGTGGGCAGTGACAGACCAAAGCGCTTGCAGTAGGCCATGGCGTCGTCCCAGTTCACATAGGCTACCGGGTGATCGTCGCCCTGATCGCTGCGCGCCGGGAAAGTGTATTTGGCTTGCTGACAGAAGGCCTTGTACTGAGCATTGGTGACTTCGCACTTACCCAGCCAGAATCCTCTGCTGATACTGACACAATGTGTCGGTCGGGCGTCGGGGTTGGCACCCTCCATGCCCATCTGGAACTGGCCGGCCGGCACCCAGACCAGGGTGGCCCCGTCCGGGCCAACGATCTCCTGACCGGCTGCCATGCCCGGTACGAGCCAGGGCTTCACCGGGGCTACCGGCGTCGTCGGCAAGGTGGTCTGGGTACCAGAAGTCGCCGGCATGGTGGTCGGGGTATCGGGCTCGGCCTGCACGAGGCCTACAGTCAGAAGCAGGGCGAGTGCGGAGAGCACCGTCGCGAGTCTGTGGAGGATAGGGTTCATCTTTCTGAGCTCCTTCGATGGAGGGAATTGTGCGGTACTACGATGAGTAGGAAGTCCACTCACAAGTGAAGCGTCGGAGGACGCTTCTGGTCGCATCACTTCGGCTCCCGGTTTTCGAAGGTCTGCTAGTCGAGCGAAGCATGGACTTGGAAGGTCGCGGCCTCGGAGATTCCAACAGCCCCCAGCACCGTCACGCGCGCGTTGTACTCTCCCTGGGGCAAGGGGTCTTCGTCGGGCTCCGGATTCCAGGTGAACTCAAGGGCCTGTCCGGGCCCCAGGGTGGCTTGCTGCAAGGCCAGGTGTCGGAAGCCCTGCACAAGAGTGCACACAACTTGTACAGTCACAGGGCTACGCGTGTCAAGGTTGCGCACTTTGGCCTTCACCTGGTAGGACTCGTCCGTGGCGATTGACTTGGCGCTGACCGAAGTGATGCGGACCGGCGCCGATGGTGGGCGTGCTACCAGGAACTCGACGGGACACTGAAGGACTTCGCCGTCGCCCCAGGCCTGAGCAAGTCCTTTGTACCGACCCGAAGGAAGGGGGCCCCCGGGTAGCCAACGGATCGTTCGCAGAGCGGACTTGCCTGGATCCAGAGGGAGGGGCTCTTCAGGTGTGGTCACTTCACCCGTCGGTCCCACAAGGTTGGACAGAACCGAGGCCGGTTTGTCGCACAGGTTCGCGACCTCCAGCGTCACGTTTACAGGGAGATCGCCCTCAACGCACTGCACCTGCGGCTTCGGTCGCAAGGCCAGCATCCCGTCGGCGGATGCCCAGCAACTGCCCGGCAGGGCATCGGCCTCGAAGTCATACTCCGCCGCCGTCGCCATCACATTGAGCACCTGGAACCGTGGCAGCGGCGTGCCCCAGGTGGCAGCAGGATACGGGAAGTAGGCAACACCCGTGGTAAGCGTCGGCCGGGAGAGAGCGTCACTATCCAGCCCGAGCCATCTGCCTGTGACTCTCGCCTGGCGCACCGGGCTCCCCACGCTGTCGACGACCTTCACCGTGGCGCAAAGCACTGGCGTTCGAAGTGCCGTCCGGGGAGGATCCACCGGGGTGCCGTCCACCGCGGAGATCACGGGCAAGGACTGGCTCGTGCTCTCGACCTTCACCTCGGCCACGTGAATCAGACGTACGCCGTCCGGTTTTGTGCGACGAACCCGCTCCAAAGTGAGTCGCCGATCCGGCTGCCAGTCCTGGTCGAAGTACCCGCCCTCGACGAAGTAGCCCGCCTCATAGCAGGTGACCGGCGGCTTGTTGTTGACGTTCATAACGTGCGGCAAGTCGGCCTGCGAGGTGTTGAGGACCAGGTAGTCGGGATAGCCCCAGCACAGCTTCTCCAGGTCGTACTCGAGTCCGCGCAACTCGGTGCCGTCCGCCTTGCTCGCGTAGCGGCCCGTGCAGACTACGAGGTAGCTGCGGCCTTCGGTCAGCGGGTTCGGGTAGACGACGAAGGCTCCGAACTTTCGCCCCAGGTACTCGCGGTCGCCGGTAAGCGGATCGCGGACGACAATCCTATCGTTGTGGACCTCGACCGGCATGGGCCGACAGGCCTGGGCCTGGCTGAGGAGCCGACTCGTTTCGAGCGAGCCAAAGACCACCAGGGTCGTGCGCTCCAGGTCAGCCTCGGAGAGGTCTTCCTCAGGCACTGGCTCGATGCCCGGGCCGTGGACCATGAAGTCGTTCCAGCCCTTGGCGAAGGCCGTGGCCTCCTCCCGATGCCGGCGCTGATCCTCCTCAGGCCCGATGGTTCCGTAGCAGACCCGGAAAGCTGTCAGAAAGGCGTGCCCAAGCGGACCGCACAGGTCAGGCGTCTTGACCAGGTTCGCCGAGGAGTGCCCGGCTGCTGACGCAGGGACGTCCTCGACGGGCTCCCAGCCCATGATTCTGCCGTCCACGTCGCGCATACTTCCGAAGGACAGGTTGCGGGCTGGACCCAGGTAGGAGGGAATGCCGTCGACGTAGACCTGTACCTGCGGCGCCTCGGCCGCGGGACTCAGCGGCAGGTAGAGCGTAAAGGTGTCGAGGTTGTCGGTGATGACTTCCACGGTCGGCGTTCCCTGCGTCCTTTCCGGACAGGCAGCCTCCAGCAGCGCTCTCTCGCCCTGGAAGTGGAAGCGGTCGATGCGTCCCCAGTACATCTCGCCGAACTCCAGGAGCGGTGTGACGATGCGGAAGCTCCGCTGCTGCGGCTGAGCCGCCCGGGTGAGGAAGTAGTTGTAGATCCAGGGGAGGTCATAGCCGCCGCCATGGCCCTTGCCGGCGTTGAAGGTCATACCCGAGTCGTAGGTGTGCCGCTGTGCCCCCTTGAGGTCGAGGAAGCGGGCGTACAGGTTGGACTCCTGCCACGGATACACCACGTTGTCCAGGGCATCGGCGATGATGTAGACGTCGCCCCAGAGTGCGCGGTCGGCCCAGTACAGCGGCGAAGCGGCCTCCAGGAGCGGGCGACGGAACTCCTCGATGTCGTCGGGCTGGTCCTTGCGGGAGTAGTAGTGCCAGTGCCACTCGCGGAAGTCGGTCCAGCCATCGACACCCACAGCTGCAGCAATCCGCTCCGGGTGCGCTATGCCCTGACGATAGGCTCCGGTGCCACCCATTGACCCGCCGGTGATGTACACCCGCTGACGGTCGATGCCGAAGCGCTGATCGAGGTCGTCGATGACCTCCTTGGTCGCGATATCGCCAATGCCCCAGTAGAACTGCGGCCCGCGGGCATTCAGCTGCACGAGAAGCCAGCCCTTGGTATCGGCCCAGTCCTTCTGCCAGTCGGAGAAGTTGGCATTCACTGACCAGCCGTAGCCGTGGGCATGGAGGACAACCGGGTACCCACCACGGGGCCTTTGCTTCCCGGGGACGTAGACACCATAGCTCTGGTCGGTACTGTCGATGGGAGAGCGATAGGTCTCAAGCTGGGCATAGCCGGTGATCGGCGTCGTGTCGCCGGCGTCGTCCAGCGTCACCCGCGTGGGGCCGATCGTGAGAGCAGGAGGGTCAGCGGGCTGTCCGCAGCAGACCCCTGCCGAGGCTAGCAGCAGGGAGAGGAGGACAGACCAGCGTCGGCGAGTTGCCATGCGCAGGCTCCCGGGCAGTGGGTATCGGGCCCCAAGGGTTGCGTCAGAAGATTGCTGCGACCGGCTTGCGGACCAGACCCCTCAGCCAGGCTCAGGAGGGAGGCTGGCCGAAAACGAGAAGCGCGTTGGAGACGGGGCGCTCAGAGCCGTCAGCGGGACTGTTCAGCACCCGATCTCCGGAGACGACGGTGGTCGACCCGCCGCCGTCAAGAGCCATGGCGTCGCGGCATCCGAGTTTGAGCATGATCTGCCCCATCTCGGTGCAGGAGACGCCCCTGGCTTCTTCGGCCTCCGCAGCGGCGACAATGATGTTACCCGTGGCATCAATGCCGACAGCCGGCCGGGAACTGATACGGGTGACGTCGCCGCGGAAGGACTCCTCAGCCGACGTGACACACAACTGACCGTTCCTCACGAGCTGCGGGCCCGCACCGAGAGCATGCCGGACCTTCGGCCACTCGGGAAGCGTACCGAGGCTGATGGAGACGGACATTCCGGGACGGGCGGAACGAATCTTGTCGGCGGCGATTCCTGAGGCCGAGAGGACATAGCCGTCGGCCGGGATCGCCATGTAGCTGCCGTCGAGGTCTACGCGGGTGATGCTGCCGCCCTGCGAGACGGCGAGGCGCACCTTCCCTGGAGCTGCAGGGACTTCCTGACCCCAGCGCCGCGTGTACAGGACGGTCCCGTTCGTGGCCTGGTGTCCGGTGTTGATCCCCTCGAGCGTGAGAGTCCCCAGGGCGCCCACTTGTACGTAACCGGAGAAGCGGACACGGCCCATGAGGGCCTGCCCGGACTCGGTGATCGCCAAAGCACACCGGCTCAGCATCGGGTGCTTGATCCACTCACCGTCGATCACGAGCCAGCCGAGGGCTGGGCCGGGCCAGTCGAAGTAGCCGCCATTGACAGCGGCCGGTGCCTTCTCGCGACGAGCGATGGCACTGGTGCGCGAGCGCTGGCGGAGCGTCGAGGCGGCCAGGGCCGGGCGCAGAGACGTAGGCAAGGCCTTCAGCACATACACGCGAACCGGCCCGCGCTCTGTCGAGAAGTTGCGCACAGCCCACGGCGTGGCTGAAGCCAGGGTAGGTTCGGGCAGAGGCTGCACAGCCGGCGTCTGCGCCGCGACCGTCGGCGAGGGCGTGACCAGCGGCGCCGTACGTGGTATGTCCACCACCAGACGATAGGGCTCGCCGAGCGTGAAGAGACGTGGCTGGGTGTTCGCGGCGTAGCTGATCGTGAGACGTGTCCAGCCGGCGTCCGTGATTGAGGCCTTCACCCGCGGCTGCAGCGAGTCGGTGAAGGTGAAGAGCCGCAGGGCGCCCCAGTCTCGCGGCAGAGGCGAGGGTGGAGCGATGTCCACGGTCAACTCGCCGGCGGACCAGGCCGACCAGTAGACGGCCGAGGCCGAAAGGTCGACCACTAAGCGCAGATAGTCGTTGTAGCAACCTTCGCGGACCTCGTCCACAGCGCCGCCGAGGGGACGCAGGTCGTAGGTGTCGCCCGACTTGTCCCACAGCAAGGAGAAGCCCCGCGAGAGGATCTCCAGCGGAACAAAGAGGCGCCCGCCGATGACGCGCGGAGCCTGGATTGAGCGCGCGCTGAAGCTGCCCACCAGGAAGCTTGTCGAGTCACGGCGCACGGTCACGACTCGCCCGTAGGCGGAGAGGCACCAGGAGCTCGCGTCGGAGCCCGGATCGATGCGAAGACCCAGCCGGTCGGTGAGAAAGCTGGAGGGTAACAGGAGCTGCCCAGAGGACTCAACGGGTGCGGGGTCTGAGCTTGCGAGTCGACCGGCGACCCGCACAGTCACCGCAAAGGCCGACGGGGACAGTCCCAGAATCAGAAGCAGGATGGCAACGGATAGGGTTCGTTTGGCAATCATTAAGGTCACAGTCTACCGGTCCAGGCAAGAAGGTTGCTTGCGGGTGGTGCTCACGTGAATCGGAGGACCGCAAGCCTGGACCCTCGCGGCTACTTGACGACCAGGAGCCGCATCAAGTTCGTGGTTCCACGCTGGCCAACGGGTGTGCCGGCGGTGACGACAATCACATCCCCCGGCTGCGCCAGGCCCTCCTGGCACAGATGACGCTCGATGCCGTCAAACATCTCATCCGTATGTTGCACGGGAGCGATCAGGACCGGGTGTACGCCCCAGTAGAGGGTACACCGTCGCGCCGTCCGAGGCAAGGGTGTTGCGGCGATTATCGGAACGCGAGGGCGGCATTTCGACGCCAATCGGGCCGTACTGCCGGTCTGTGTGAAGGCGACGATGGCCACGGTTTTGAGGTCCTCGGCAATCCGTGCAGCGGCCCGGCTGAGAGCGTCATCAATGCTAAGGTAGTCCTCGCCCTCCATCCGGGTCTCCAGGTG is from Armatimonadia bacterium and encodes:
- a CDS encoding SUMF1/EgtB/PvdO family nonheme iron enzyme yields the protein MNPILHRLATVLSALALLLTVGLVQAEPDTPTTMPATSGTQTTLPTTPVAPVKPWLVPGMAAGQEIVGPDGATLVWVPAGQFQMGMEGANPDARPTHCVSISRGFWLGKCEVTNAQYKAFCQQAKYTFPARSDQGDDHPVAYVNWDDAMAYCKRFGLSLPTEAQWEWAARGPENRKYPWGNDYDPSKFCSKQNVGPNGATYPVGSFPTGASWCGALDMAGNVWEWCSDWYDAKYYGKCPANDPAGQPKGTYHVVRGGGWLNFGNLCLTSVRSYYLPFAGYKHGGFRCVFVPAK
- a CDS encoding prolyl oligopeptidase family serine peptidase codes for the protein MATRRRWSVLLSLLLASAGVCCGQPADPPALTIGPTRVTLDDAGDTTPITGYAQLETYRSPIDSTDQSYGVYVPGKQRPRGGYPVVLHAHGYGWSVNANFSDWQKDWADTKGWLLVQLNARGPQFYWGIGDIATKEVIDDLDQRFGIDRQRVYITGGSMGGTGAYRQGIAHPERIAAAVGVDGWTDFREWHWHYYSRKDQPDDIEEFRRPLLEAASPLYWADRALWGDVYIIADALDNVVYPWQESNLYARFLDLKGAQRHTYDSGMTFNAGKGHGGGYDLPWIYNYFLTRAAQPQQRSFRIVTPLLEFGEMYWGRIDRFHFQGERALLEAACPERTQGTPTVEVITDNLDTFTLYLPLSPAAEAPQVQVYVDGIPSYLGPARNLSFGSMRDVDGRIMGWEPVEDVPASAAGHSSANLVKTPDLCGPLGHAFLTAFRVCYGTIGPEEDQRRHREEATAFAKGWNDFMVHGPGIEPVPEEDLSEADLERTTLVVFGSLETSRLLSQAQACRPMPVEVHNDRIVVRDPLTGDREYLGRKFGAFVVYPNPLTEGRSYLVVCTGRYASKADGTELRGLEYDLEKLCWGYPDYLVLNTSQADLPHVMNVNNKPPVTCYEAGYFVEGGYFDQDWQPDRRLTLERVRRTKPDGVRLIHVAEVKVESTSQSLPVISAVDGTPVDPPRTALRTPVLCATVKVVDSVGSPVRQARVTGRWLGLDSDALSRPTLTTGVAYFPYPAATWGTPLPRFQVLNVMATAAEYDFEADALPGSCWASADGMLALRPKPQVQCVEGDLPVNVTLEVANLCDKPASVLSNLVGPTGEVTTPEEPLPLDPGKSALRTIRWLPGGPLPSGRYKGLAQAWGDGEVLQCPVEFLVARPPSAPVRITSVSAKSIATDESYQVKAKVRNLDTRSPVTVQVVCTLVQGFRHLALQQATLGPGQALEFTWNPEPDEDPLPQGEYNARVTVLGAVGISEAATFQVHASLD
- a CDS encoding phosphodiester glycosidase family protein, translated to MIAKRTLSVAILLLILGLSPSAFAVTVRVAGRLASSDPAPVESSGQLLLPSSFLTDRLGLRIDPGSDASSWCLSAYGRVVTVRRDSTSFLVGSFSARSIQAPRVIGGRLFVPLEILSRGFSLLWDKSGDTYDLRPLGGAVDEVREGCYNDYLRLVVDLSASAVYWSAWSAGELTVDIAPPSPLPRDWGALRLFTFTDSLQPRVKASITDAGWTRLTISYAANTQPRLFTLGEPYRLVVDIPRTAPLVTPSPTVAAQTPAVQPLPEPTLASATPWAVRNFSTERGPVRVYVLKALPTSLRPALAASTLRQRSRTSAIARREKAPAAVNGGYFDWPGPALGWLVIDGEWIKHPMLSRCALAITESGQALMGRVRFSGYVQVGALGTLTLEGINTGHQATNGTVLYTRRWGQEVPAAPGKVRLAVSQGGSITRVDLDGSYMAIPADGYVLSASGIAADKIRSARPGMSVSISLGTLPEWPKVRHALGAGPQLVRNGQLCVTSAEESFRGDVTRISSRPAVGIDATGNIIVAAAEAEEARGVSCTEMGQIMLKLGCRDAMALDGGGSTTVVSGDRVLNSPADGSERPVSNALLVFGQPPS